One window of Desulfobaculum bizertense DSM 18034 genomic DNA carries:
- the divK gene encoding DVU0259 family response regulator domain-containing protein — MSKKIMIVDDDPSIVEYLTDLFHDNGFATCSAIDSSDALDIVTNEMPDLITLDIEMPGEWGPRFYRRISQDPELRDIPIIVVSGLTGVQHAVNRAVAVVPKPFDPQKLLCIVKETLGDSPAR, encoded by the coding sequence ATGTCCAAGAAGATCATGATTGTCGACGACGATCCAAGCATCGTTGAATATCTGACCGACCTCTTCCACGATAACGGCTTCGCAACCTGCTCCGCTATCGACAGCTCCGACGCTCTCGACATCGTCACCAACGAAATGCCTGATCTCATTACCCTCGACATCGAAATGCCCGGTGAATGGGGTCCCCGATTCTATCGCAGAATCTCTCAGGACCCCGAACTCCGAGACATCCCCATTATCGTCGTCAGTGGACTCACTGGCGTCCAGCACGCTGTGAACCGCGCCGTCGCCGTCGTTCCAAAACCCTTTGACCCACAAAAACTCTTGTGTATCGTCAAAGAAACCCTCGGGGACAGCCCGGCACGCTAA
- the divK gene encoding DVU0259 family response regulator domain-containing protein gives MAKKILIIDDDPNIVSYMSDLFSDNGYDVCTAADGAEAYDVVENERPDLITLDLEMPEEWGPRFYRKLSQNPEFESIPVIVVSGLAGNRYAVQKAVASFTKPFDPEELLRAIRETIGE, from the coding sequence ATGGCAAAAAAAATTCTCATCATCGATGATGATCCCAACATCGTCTCCTACATGTCAGACCTTTTCTCAGATAATGGGTATGACGTCTGTACTGCAGCAGATGGAGCAGAAGCCTACGACGTTGTCGAAAATGAACGCCCAGACCTCATCACCCTTGACCTGGAAATGCCCGAAGAATGGGGTCCCCGATTCTATCGGAAACTCTCGCAGAACCCAGAATTCGAATCAATCCCGGTCATCGTGGTCAGCGGACTCGCAGGGAATCGCTACGCCGTGCAAAAAGCCGTCGCCAGCTTTACCAAGCCCTTCGACCCCGAAGAACTGCTTCGCGCTATCCGCGAAACCATTGGAGAATAA
- a CDS encoding universal stress protein: protein MFKKILFATSATPACDHAARVAFELAKRHGAELTVFHVLGIPTRAFSQVVKDVRTGEEVTLDDNYLDSVKDEIYNFYLRQFEANPEVKIRVTTGLPHREILRQARDTSADLVIMGASAREDSPYYRYGIPGSTLQRVAKAARCPVLTVSRPAASYWGGISNIVFATDFSTPASHAFQFAASVAKDLDCKLNLFHALDISNIAAGKTMSQDEIEDALMDARRRMHSEYTSQLKEFRNWSVEAWEGVPYVEIVKFARERQADLIVMAHHNHDSDPEQARIGSTMEHVIVRATAPVVSVNRPDKVQSLS, encoded by the coding sequence ATGTTCAAGAAAATCCTGTTCGCGACCTCTGCTACTCCGGCCTGCGACCACGCCGCTCGCGTCGCCTTTGAGCTGGCAAAGCGTCATGGGGCCGAACTCACTGTCTTTCACGTGCTTGGCATCCCCACCCGAGCCTTTAGTCAGGTTGTGAAAGACGTCCGCACGGGCGAAGAAGTCACCCTTGATGACAACTATCTTGACTCCGTGAAAGATGAAATCTACAACTTTTACCTCAGACAGTTTGAGGCAAACCCCGAGGTCAAAATCCGGGTAACAACTGGCCTCCCGCATCGAGAAATCCTGCGGCAGGCAAGAGACACGTCCGCTGACCTCGTTATCATGGGCGCAAGTGCCCGTGAAGATTCACCCTACTACAGATACGGCATCCCCGGCAGTACTCTCCAGCGCGTGGCAAAAGCCGCCCGTTGCCCTGTTCTCACCGTGAGCCGACCCGCCGCCTCCTATTGGGGAGGCATCTCCAACATCGTTTTCGCAACCGACTTCTCTACCCCCGCTTCTCACGCCTTCCAATTTGCCGCCAGTGTCGCCAAAGACCTCGACTGCAAACTGAACCTTTTCCACGCGCTGGATATCTCCAACATCGCGGCAGGAAAAACCATGTCCCAGGACGAAATCGAAGACGCCCTCATGGATGCCCGCCGCAGAATGCACAGCGAGTATACATCGCAGCTCAAAGAGTTCCGGAACTGGAGCGTCGAAGCATGGGAAGGGGTTCCGTACGTTGAAATCGTGAAGTTTGCCCGCGAAAGGCAAGCCGACCTTATCGTCATGGCTCATCACAACCATGACAGCGACCCAGAGCAGGCACGCATTGGCAGCACAATGGAACATGTCATTGTTCGCGCAACCGCTCCCGTTGTCAGCGTGAACCGTCCAGATAAGGTACAAAGCCTCTCCTGA
- the hmcF gene encoding sulfate respiration complex iron-sulfur protein HmcF, with amino-acid sequence MPEGTFCNKTPVQTEEQLKSLLSDTRGTQYYEEMKSLEVDKDALWSRIQKTCKSKMRTWLDICAHCGLCADSCFLYLVNDRDPKQVPSYKIQSMLRTLIEKKGDVSTEFMMECMETAWSKCTCCSRCSQFCPHGIDMGQMNSYIRGLLFSQGFVPWELKIGSGMHRVYHAQMDVTTVDWVETCEWMAEEYEEEWPGLTIPVDKEGADIMYTCNAREPKHYPEDLAEAAILFHLAGENWTVPSEGWEQTSLTMFAGDWEGATMQVKNVYSAIERLKPNRVIGTECGHAHRATVIEGPYWAGREDGKPPRPYMHYVEWVAEALRTGKLKIDPAKRIKVPCTLQDSCNYVRNYGLAQTTREILSYMVEPGYLTEMTPCKEYNYCCGGGGGFNGVGRYREQRNIALQTKRDQILATGAQLVIAPCHNCWDAIRDLEEEYSIGIKWSFLKPLLISMVEVPEHLKPEE; translated from the coding sequence ATGCCAGAAGGTACCTTTTGCAATAAAACTCCGGTGCAGACCGAAGAGCAGCTGAAATCCCTGCTCTCTGACACCCGAGGCACCCAATATTACGAGGAAATGAAGTCTCTTGAGGTCGACAAGGATGCACTGTGGTCCCGCATCCAGAAGACCTGCAAGTCCAAGATGCGCACATGGCTCGACATCTGTGCACATTGTGGACTCTGCGCGGATTCCTGTTTTCTCTATCTTGTCAATGATCGTGACCCCAAGCAGGTCCCAAGCTACAAGATTCAGTCCATGCTGCGTACCCTCATTGAAAAGAAGGGTGACGTCAGCACTGAATTTATGATGGAATGCATGGAGACTGCGTGGTCCAAATGTACGTGCTGCTCGCGCTGCTCCCAATTCTGCCCCCACGGCATCGATATGGGGCAGATGAACAGCTACATTCGAGGCCTGCTCTTTTCTCAGGGTTTTGTTCCGTGGGAACTCAAGATCGGCTCCGGCATGCACCGCGTCTATCACGCCCAGATGGACGTGACGACTGTGGACTGGGTCGAGACCTGTGAATGGATGGCCGAAGAATACGAGGAAGAGTGGCCGGGGCTGACAATCCCCGTCGACAAGGAAGGCGCGGACATCATGTACACATGTAACGCCCGTGAGCCAAAGCATTATCCCGAGGATCTTGCTGAAGCTGCTATTCTCTTCCACCTCGCAGGTGAAAACTGGACCGTTCCGAGCGAAGGCTGGGAGCAGACCTCCCTCACCATGTTTGCCGGTGACTGGGAAGGCGCAACAATGCAGGTCAAGAATGTCTACTCTGCCATTGAACGCCTCAAGCCCAACCGTGTCATTGGCACCGAGTGTGGCCACGCGCACCGTGCAACTGTTATCGAAGGCCCGTACTGGGCCGGTCGCGAAGACGGCAAGCCCCCCCGCCCCTACATGCACTATGTAGAATGGGTGGCCGAAGCCCTTCGCACCGGCAAGCTGAAAATTGACCCTGCAAAGCGCATCAAGGTTCCCTGCACCTTGCAGGACTCCTGCAACTACGTCAGAAACTACGGTCTGGCCCAGACGACCCGCGAAATTCTTTCGTACATGGTCGAGCCGGGCTACCTGACCGAGATGACGCCCTGCAAGGAGTACAACTACTGCTGTGGCGGTGGCGGTGGCTTCAACGGCGTTGGCCGATACCGCGAGCAGCGAAACATTGCTCTTCAGACCAAGCGTGACCAGATTTTGGCAACCGGAGCACAGCTCGTTATTGCTCCCTGCCACAACTGCTGGGACGCTATCCGTGATCTGGAAGAGGAATACAGCATCGGCATCAAATGGTCGTTCCTCAAACCCCTGCTCATTAGCATGGTCGAGGTGCCAGAGCATCTGAAGCCGGAAGAATAA
- the hmcE gene encoding sulfate respiration complex protein HmcE: MYEFLTGPMMWITFTVLIVGCLYRVIWYFKGLDWKVDRVAYRAHMGLGLRWAWKSIYHWLLPFGTFGWRRKPGMMALFFIFHIGIVCVPLFLEAHAVIVTQKLGISWPSMPGWLADGLTIAMLGAGIMLILRRIALAEVRILSTFTDYLVLFITMAPFVTGILCRMHVPGYENWLLAHLIFGHLMLLAIPFTKLSHVVLFFCSRAQLGMDFGIKRGGERGRGQVW, from the coding sequence ATGTATGAGTTCCTGACAGGCCCCATGATGTGGATCACCTTCACGGTGCTGATCGTGGGCTGCCTTTACCGGGTCATCTGGTACTTCAAAGGTCTCGACTGGAAAGTCGACCGCGTTGCCTACCGCGCCCACATGGGCCTTGGTCTTCGCTGGGCCTGGAAATCCATCTACCACTGGCTGCTGCCCTTTGGCACCTTTGGCTGGAGAAGAAAGCCCGGCATGATGGCGCTGTTCTTCATTTTCCATATCGGCATTGTCTGTGTTCCCCTGTTTTTGGAAGCACACGCCGTTATCGTGACCCAGAAGCTCGGCATCAGCTGGCCAAGCATGCCCGGCTGGCTGGCCGACGGTCTGACCATCGCCATGCTCGGTGCTGGCATCATGCTGATTCTTCGCCGCATTGCGCTGGCCGAAGTTCGTATTCTCAGCACCTTTACTGACTATCTGGTTCTGTTTATTACCATGGCCCCCTTCGTGACCGGCATTCTGTGCCGCATGCACGTTCCCGGCTATGAAAACTGGCTGCTTGCTCACCTGATTTTTGGTCATCTCATGCTGCTGGCCATTCCGTTTACCAAGCTCTCCCACGTGGTGCTTTTCTTCTGCTCCCGTGCCCAGCTTGGAATGGATTTTGGCATCAAGCGCGGCGGTGAACGTGGCCGCGGTCAGGTCTGGTAA
- the hmcD gene encoding sulfate respiration complex protein HmcD: MEQMFYTLHDFMVYSKGWTYTIMGLGLVFYLLFWLFLTGRDEAPRKY; the protein is encoded by the coding sequence ATGGAACAGATGTTCTACACTCTGCATGATTTCATGGTGTATTCCAAAGGCTGGACCTACACCATCATGGGGCTGGGGCTGGTGTTTTACCTGCTCTTCTGGCTCTTTCTGACCGGTCGCGACGAGGCACCGAGGAAATACTAA
- the hmcC gene encoding sulfate respiration complex protein HmcC yields MGAQAKGAGKSVLTPFNVIAGIIVIIGLVIAGTRFYSGIGSVTNLDNNYPWGIWISFDLLCGVVLAAGGYTTSAACYIFGMKRYHSAVRPALLTAFLGYALVVFALMFDLGRPWRLPYPLFYSHGTSSLLFEVGLCVFLYLNVLFVESTPAFFERLGLKKLRHFVHKLTLPLTILGVVLSTMHQSSLGALYLIAPSKVHPLWYSIYLPLFFFISSMFAGMSMVLFESTLAHKKFHHLMDETHLRQSNGVAFGFAKACSWIMAGYFVIKILALAVENKWSYLLTGWGLWWWIEMIGFVAMPCIAYAIGAREKNLPLIRRTALWTVLGIILNRFNVSLVAYNWFLPSSQKYFPSMSEIGISLFVVTLGVLVYRFIVTHMPIFYEHPEYKGH; encoded by the coding sequence ATGGGTGCTCAGGCAAAAGGCGCTGGCAAATCGGTTCTCACACCGTTTAATGTCATCGCTGGCATCATCGTCATCATCGGCCTCGTAATTGCTGGCACCCGCTTCTACAGCGGCATTGGCAGCGTAACGAACCTTGATAACAACTACCCATGGGGCATCTGGATCAGTTTTGACCTGCTCTGTGGTGTTGTGCTTGCTGCTGGTGGCTACACCACCTCTGCGGCCTGCTATATCTTTGGCATGAAACGCTATCACAGCGCAGTGCGCCCCGCACTGCTCACCGCGTTTCTGGGATACGCCCTCGTGGTTTTCGCCCTCATGTTCGACCTTGGTCGTCCGTGGCGTCTGCCCTACCCCCTCTTCTACTCGCACGGAACCTCTTCCCTGCTCTTTGAGGTGGGTCTCTGCGTTTTCCTGTATCTGAACGTTCTGTTTGTTGAATCCACGCCGGCATTCTTTGAACGGCTGGGTCTCAAGAAGCTGCGCCACTTTGTGCATAAGCTGACTCTGCCCCTGACCATTCTTGGCGTGGTGCTCTCCACCATGCATCAGAGCTCCCTTGGCGCGCTGTACCTCATTGCCCCGAGCAAGGTGCACCCGCTCTGGTACTCCATCTATCTGCCGCTGTTCTTCTTCATCAGCTCCATGTTTGCGGGCATGTCCATGGTTCTCTTTGAGTCCACACTCGCCCACAAAAAGTTCCACCATCTGATGGACGAAACCCACCTGCGCCAGAGTAACGGCGTGGCCTTTGGTTTTGCCAAGGCCTGCTCCTGGATCATGGCCGGATACTTCGTCATCAAGATTCTGGCACTGGCTGTAGAAAACAAGTGGAGCTACCTCCTGACAGGCTGGGGCCTGTGGTGGTGGATCGAAATGATCGGCTTTGTCGCCATGCCCTGCATTGCCTATGCAATCGGCGCCCGCGAAAAGAACCTGCCGCTCATCCGCCGCACCGCTCTCTGGACCGTTCTGGGCATCATACTGAACCGTTTCAATGTCTCTCTCGTGGCATACAACTGGTTCCTGCCCAGCTCCCAGAAGTACTTCCCCTCCATGTCCGAAATCGGCATTTCCCTGTTCGTCGTGACGCTTGGTGTTTTGGTCTACCGCTTCATCGTGACCCACATGCCAATCTTCTACGAACACCCTGAATACAAGGGCCATTAG
- the hmcB gene encoding sulfate respiration complex iron-sulfur protein HmcB, protein MDRRKFLGMVGAAGLTVTLADSAHAAGNIHFEGYPDSLGVLFDATECIGCRKCEEACNTVNNMPAPEQPFSDLKVLDTERRPTEKTLTVVNKYQPKGLEHPVFRKLQCMHCKEPACASACFVKAFKKTPEGAVVYDASLCVGCRYCMIACPFNVPAYEYDEPLTPRVMKCTMCHPRLKEGKLPGCVEACPKQALTFGKREDLIKLARKRIEQYPDRYVDHIYGETEMGGTNWLYISGAPFSEIGMREDLGVTSAPELTSGALALVPMVTGLWPVLLTGVYAMNKRRDKIAEEEQNEAVSSALAQAAEKAEAELKKQLGNAEVAHKRKIEVEVKKAVEEALAEKDKEQAQDQKDEEES, encoded by the coding sequence ATTGATCGCAGAAAATTCCTGGGCATGGTTGGTGCCGCTGGCCTCACGGTCACACTGGCAGATTCCGCCCACGCCGCAGGAAACATCCACTTTGAAGGCTACCCCGACAGCCTTGGTGTGCTCTTTGACGCCACCGAGTGCATCGGCTGCCGCAAATGCGAAGAAGCGTGCAACACGGTCAACAACATGCCTGCTCCCGAGCAGCCATTTTCTGACCTCAAGGTGCTTGATACCGAGCGCCGCCCCACGGAAAAGACCCTGACCGTGGTGAACAAATATCAGCCCAAGGGCTTGGAGCATCCGGTTTTCCGCAAACTCCAGTGCATGCACTGTAAGGAACCCGCCTGTGCTTCTGCCTGCTTTGTCAAGGCATTCAAAAAGACACCAGAAGGCGCTGTCGTCTATGACGCGTCCCTCTGCGTTGGCTGCCGCTACTGCATGATTGCCTGCCCCTTCAATGTCCCCGCATACGAGTATGACGAGCCACTGACCCCCCGGGTCATGAAGTGCACCATGTGTCATCCGCGCCTCAAGGAAGGCAAACTGCCCGGCTGCGTCGAAGCATGCCCCAAGCAGGCCCTGACTTTTGGCAAACGCGAAGACCTCATCAAGCTCGCCAGAAAACGCATTGAACAGTACCCGGACCGCTATGTGGACCACATTTATGGTGAAACCGAAATGGGTGGCACCAACTGGCTCTACATCTCCGGCGCACCGTTCAGTGAAATCGGCATGCGCGAAGACCTTGGCGTCACCAGCGCTCCAGAGCTGACCTCTGGCGCACTGGCACTGGTTCCGATGGTCACAGGCCTGTGGCCCGTTCTCCTCACTGGCGTGTACGCAATGAACAAGCGTCGCGACAAGATTGCAGAGGAAGAACAGAACGAGGCCGTTTCCTCCGCTTTGGCGCAGGCAGCAGAAAAGGCAGAAGCCGAGCTGAAAAAGCAGCTTGGGAATGCCGAAGTTGCCCACAAGCGCAAAATCGAAGTCGAAGTGAAAAAGGCTGTTGAAGAAGCCCTGGCCGAAAAAGACAAGGAACAGGCTCAGGACCAGAAAGACGAGGAGGAATCCTAA
- the hmcA gene encoding sulfate respiration complex hexadecaheme cytochrome HmcA — MMKGRTLLHWALAVVVLSAISLTGIEASAVSKQATPKDSRAGMLVIDTLSSFGKLDEKAVPFFHDTHTKALAQQGKDCSTCHVKNEKGLLSTTFKGTDGANKNDAKEQFHKNCITCHSERASAGESTGPTEASCRSCHRDAPAQSGRVSAGFDLKLHATHVNSKAIPAASGEKENCSSCHHVYDKKQDKLVYAKGEEGSCRYCHKDTAQDKTVSMQQASHTACVSCHLEKQEQKLATGPVTCEGCHDKAIQDTRKAKTAKTPTPRLMRGQDDAILLTAPGKKAEAGMGAVVFNHKAHEMVVKDCRTCHHEKIESCSKTCHTEKGNKEGGFVTLDQAMHSKTSSASCVGCHNQQKKQKQCAGCHSMIPENKAASEQNCATCHEQDTKKAGAMLKMPKAEKKAAMQQEIATREQSGGTYDLKDIPETVSIDVLADQYNAAQFPHRKIVASMLKGIEGSELANVFHTEKGTFCQGCHHNSPASLNPPRCASCHKDAVNNSASAKPGLKAAYHRQCIGCHEAMDIQKPQATACADCHTERNK; from the coding sequence ATGATGAAGGGAAGAACCCTGTTGCACTGGGCGCTGGCTGTTGTTGTACTCTCTGCCATAAGCTTAACTGGCATTGAGGCAAGCGCAGTCTCCAAACAGGCGACACCAAAGGATTCGCGGGCCGGAATGCTGGTCATCGACACACTGTCTTCCTTTGGAAAACTGGATGAAAAGGCTGTCCCATTCTTTCACGACACACACACCAAGGCACTGGCGCAGCAGGGCAAAGACTGCTCCACCTGCCACGTGAAGAATGAGAAAGGCCTCCTGTCCACAACTTTTAAGGGCACTGATGGCGCGAACAAAAACGACGCCAAAGAGCAGTTCCACAAGAACTGTATCACCTGCCACTCCGAGCGTGCTTCTGCCGGTGAATCCACCGGACCGACCGAAGCCTCCTGCCGAAGCTGTCACCGCGATGCTCCAGCCCAGTCCGGCCGTGTTTCTGCCGGATTTGACCTGAAGCTTCACGCGACGCACGTCAACTCCAAAGCCATTCCTGCCGCCAGCGGCGAAAAAGAGAACTGTAGTTCCTGCCACCATGTCTACGACAAAAAGCAGGACAAGCTCGTTTACGCCAAGGGCGAGGAAGGCTCCTGCCGTTACTGCCACAAGGACACTGCTCAGGACAAAACTGTGTCCATGCAGCAGGCTTCACACACCGCATGTGTAAGCTGCCACCTTGAGAAGCAGGAACAGAAACTTGCGACCGGCCCTGTGACCTGTGAAGGCTGCCACGACAAAGCCATTCAGGACACACGCAAGGCAAAAACGGCAAAGACTCCGACTCCCCGCCTGATGCGCGGTCAGGACGATGCCATTCTGCTCACTGCCCCCGGCAAAAAAGCAGAAGCAGGCATGGGCGCTGTGGTCTTTAACCACAAGGCCCACGAAATGGTCGTCAAAGACTGCCGCACCTGCCACCACGAGAAAATCGAATCCTGCTCAAAGACCTGCCACACAGAAAAGGGCAACAAGGAAGGCGGATTTGTGACTCTGGACCAGGCCATGCACTCCAAGACCTCTTCTGCAAGCTGCGTTGGTTGCCACAACCAGCAGAAAAAGCAGAAGCAGTGTGCGGGATGTCACTCCATGATTCCTGAGAACAAGGCTGCTTCAGAGCAGAACTGTGCCACCTGCCACGAGCAGGACACCAAAAAAGCTGGCGCCATGCTCAAAATGCCCAAGGCTGAAAAGAAGGCTGCCATGCAGCAGGAAATCGCCACACGTGAGCAAAGCGGCGGCACCTATGATCTCAAGGACATCCCGGAAACCGTGAGCATCGACGTTCTGGCTGACCAGTACAACGCTGCCCAGTTCCCCCACCGCAAGATTGTCGCCTCCATGCTCAAGGGCATCGAAGGAAGCGAGCTGGCCAATGTGTTCCACACGGAAAAGGGAACCTTCTGCCAGGGCTGCCATCACAATAGCCCGGCATCCCTGAATCCCCCCCGCTGCGCAAGCTGCCACAAGGACGCTGTCAACAATTCCGCCTCTGCAAAGCCGGGGCTGAAGGCTGCGTACCACCGCCAGTGCATCGGCTGCCACGAGGCAATGGACATTCAGAAGCCTCAGGCAACCGCCTGCGCCGACTGTCACACGGAACGCAACAAGTAA
- a CDS encoding PAS domain-containing protein: MKLQHRLHSLPGKIILAVGLTLFCCVAAWAFMSIRFQREHSLQSVIESTDRLSDTTRLALHYAMLHNSRDDIRQIVRNTSRQRSVESVKIFDHSGIIQYSSTPSEEQTVVKNSAPACAPCHRAEPPLRTLDLTARSRLSTADDGIRRIHILTPIFNEASCSGPPCHAHSPDTRILGALDMTVSLATSDAASAKFERNTLGMAAFAFLSTSWIMILLVLGLVKEPLRRLIAGTRLLAAGKSIPLDRVDPDDEMGELVIALNQMGKDISTKQQELNAQRNLYRNFFNNVPCLITVVDRNFRILDYNDEFAEHFCPVVGEHCFKTWKGREKKCQNCPVEKTFQDGQSHSSEESGIHSDGSPAHWIVSTQPLRNEDGEIYAALEMCLNISARRELEKKLALSEKKYHDIFNHIPNPVFVLDAESLEIQDGNQAIFSVYGRHAEQLAGSSFLELFVHASPEELGRRLRMLEPIHQVQHQRDDGEIRSLDIMASPSLSDGRPVLLVITRDITTRLETEQQLIQASKMTTLGEMATGVAHELNQPLTVIQTIGGLMRRRVEKNAALEPELLRELYEGISHNVERATDIITHLREFGRKPGSSEMEAVDGNTVLQRAYAMFDRQLTAHGFETQWQLAPDLPQVMARANRLEQIFINLILNARDAVNSRREQEADAPSRIILSSSVNTGRVLFSIEDSGTGFPPAIASRLFEPFFTTKDVGKGTGLGLSISYSLMQSFGGTIEAANSTRPDMGARFTLVFPASALAPQGKPD, from the coding sequence ATGAAACTGCAACACAGACTGCACAGCCTTCCCGGAAAAATCATCCTCGCGGTTGGTCTGACCCTCTTTTGCTGTGTCGCAGCATGGGCCTTTATGAGCATCCGCTTCCAAAGGGAACACAGTCTCCAGTCAGTCATAGAAAGTACAGACCGCCTCTCCGATACCACACGCCTTGCCCTGCACTATGCCATGCTCCACAACTCCCGCGACGACATCCGGCAAATTGTCCGCAACACCAGCCGTCAGCGAAGCGTTGAATCCGTCAAAATTTTCGATCATAGCGGCATAATTCAATACTCCAGCACCCCCAGTGAAGAACAGACCGTGGTCAAAAACAGCGCTCCAGCCTGTGCCCCCTGCCACCGTGCAGAGCCACCCCTGCGGACTCTGGACCTTACAGCCCGCTCCCGGCTCAGCACAGCCGACGATGGGATTCGCCGTATTCATATCCTGACACCAATTTTCAATGAAGCGAGCTGTTCCGGACCGCCCTGCCACGCCCACAGCCCAGACACACGCATTCTTGGCGCGCTCGACATGACAGTGTCCCTCGCAACAAGCGACGCCGCTTCTGCCAAGTTTGAGCGCAATACCCTTGGCATGGCCGCCTTTGCCTTTTTGAGTACCTCATGGATTATGATTCTTCTGGTGCTTGGCCTTGTCAAAGAGCCTCTTCGACGACTCATCGCTGGCACCCGGCTTCTCGCTGCCGGGAAAAGCATCCCTCTTGACCGCGTTGACCCTGACGATGAAATGGGAGAGCTGGTCATCGCCCTCAACCAGATGGGCAAGGACATCAGCACCAAACAGCAGGAGCTCAACGCCCAGCGCAATCTCTACCGCAATTTTTTCAACAATGTTCCCTGCCTGATTACTGTTGTTGACCGCAATTTTCGCATTCTGGATTACAACGACGAATTCGCCGAGCACTTTTGCCCGGTCGTTGGAGAACACTGCTTCAAAACATGGAAAGGGCGCGAAAAGAAATGCCAGAACTGCCCCGTGGAAAAAACCTTTCAGGATGGGCAGTCCCATTCCAGCGAAGAATCCGGAATTCACTCTGACGGTTCACCCGCGCACTGGATTGTAAGCACCCAGCCTCTGCGAAATGAAGACGGAGAGATATACGCTGCGCTGGAGATGTGCCTCAACATCAGCGCCCGCCGGGAGCTGGAAAAAAAGCTGGCCTTGTCCGAAAAGAAATATCACGACATTTTCAACCATATTCCCAATCCGGTCTTTGTGCTGGATGCCGAAAGTCTGGAAATTCAGGATGGCAATCAAGCCATTTTCAGTGTGTATGGCCGCCACGCAGAGCAGCTTGCAGGCAGCTCTTTTCTGGAGCTTTTTGTTCACGCCTCCCCCGAAGAGCTGGGACGCCGCCTCAGAATGCTGGAGCCAATCCATCAGGTGCAGCATCAGCGCGATGATGGAGAAATCCGCAGTCTAGACATCATGGCCTCCCCATCTCTATCAGATGGCCGCCCGGTGCTGCTGGTCATCACCAGAGACATCACAACCCGCCTCGAAACGGAACAGCAGCTCATTCAGGCCAGCAAAATGACCACACTCGGTGAGATGGCAACAGGCGTTGCCCATGAGCTGAACCAGCCACTTACCGTTATCCAGACCATCGGGGGACTCATGCGTCGCCGGGTCGAAAAAAATGCCGCGCTGGAACCCGAGCTTTTGCGAGAACTCTATGAAGGCATCTCCCATAACGTTGAACGCGCGACAGACATCATCACTCACCTGCGCGAATTTGGCCGCAAACCCGGTTCAAGCGAAATGGAAGCCGTTGACGGCAACACGGTCCTCCAGCGCGCCTACGCCATGTTTGACCGCCAGCTCACCGCCCACGGTTTTGAAACACAGTGGCAGCTTGCCCCCGATCTTCCGCAAGTCATGGCCAGAGCCAACCGTCTGGAACAAATCTTCATCAACCTGATCTTGAACGCCAGAGATGCCGTCAACAGCCGTCGCGAGCAGGAAGCAGATGCTCCCAGCCGCATAATCCTGTCGAGCAGCGTCAATACTGGGCGCGTTCTTTTCTCCATAGAAGACAGTGGGACAGGCTTTCCGCCAGCAATAGCCTCACGTCTTTTTGAACCGTTTTTTACCACAAAAGACGTGGGCAAAGGCACTGGTCTTGGCCTGTCCATCAGCTACAGCCTTATGCAAAGCTTTGGCGGAACAATTGAGGCCGCCAACAGCACGCGTCCAGACATGGGAGCACGCTTTACCCTTGTTTTTCCTGCCTCAGCACTCGCCCCACAGGGCAAACCGGACTAA